From a region of the Macrobrachium nipponense isolate FS-2020 chromosome 20, ASM1510439v2, whole genome shotgun sequence genome:
- the LOC135225532 gene encoding 40-kDa huntingtin-associated protein-like → MESSSTFAGNDFIVRYRGISSKLKKRFLRKPNVAEASEEFGQLARDLSEGEAWAQAGLCCVAVAKCEQTLVNPTTEVSAITQAARYFLKAEVINHHLHCPSFNEHLMTAVSCFQHAIQLYIDQKKPALAASLAMELGQALRSLGQPSEALTHLRVAADLQSASPLHYLTCLGYIASCKIDLGDLHGALTVFTQMTNVIEQHGGQPLTGAYKDILARCEISSLLILLTLQPLPQHTKPPHAHLLEKYSWTTPDIQQLNVSYDDAELVVLLQSLVLACQGRDSQALSTLSQHLTPLLGLEHLHLLHILITEMNRS, encoded by the exons ATGGAATCCTCGTCCACCTTTGCCGGGAATGATTTCATCGTCAGATATCGAGGAATTTCGTCGAAACTTAAAAA GCGCTTCCTACGCAAACCAAATGTAGCTGAAGCAAGTGAAGAATTTG GTCAGCTGGCACGTGACCTTAGTGAAGGTGAAGCATGGGCTCAAGCTGGCCTTTGTTGTGTCGCAGTTGCTAAGTGTGAACAAACTCTAGTCAATCCAACTACAGAAGTCTCTGCCATCACTCAAGCTGCAAGGTATTTCTTAAAG GCAGAAGTCATCAACCATCACCTTCATTGTCCCAGTTTCAATGAGCATCTTATGACTGCTGTCAGCTGTTTTCAACATGCCATTCAGCTGTACATAGACCAGAAGAAACCAGCACTTGCAGCTTCATTGGCAATGGAATTAGGGCAA GCCCTCAGGTCACTGGGACAGCCCTCTGAAGCTCTCACTCATCTCCGTGTTGCTGCCGACTTGCAGTCAGCTTCTCCGTTGCATTATTTGACTTGTCTTGGGTACATTGCATCATGCAAAATAGATTTAG GTGATCTTCATGGTGCACTGACAGTATTCACACAAATGACGAATGTCATAGAACAGCATGGAGGTCAGCCTCTCACTGGAGCTTATAAAGATATTCTGGCTAG GTGTGAAATCTCATCACTGCTGATCTTACTTACGTTACAACCATTACCTCAACACACCAAACCTCCACATGCACACCTCCTAGAAAAGTATTCATGGACAACACCTGACATACAGCAGCTTAATG TGTCGTATGATGATGCAGAATTAGTAGTGTTACTTCAGTCGTTAGTATTGGCCTGTCAAGGACGAGACAGTCAGGCCCTCTCTACGTTGAGTCAGCATTTAACCCCGTTATTAGGTCTTGAGCACCTGCATTTACTACACATATTAATAACAGAGATGAACAGAAGCTAG
- the LOC135225543 gene encoding peritrophin-1-like encodes MSRILAAILLTTLLCAAWADDSTLTCDTAVSAKCPAKDPPTPVYLADPSDCSKFCECSGGTAFSKSCQTGTLWDDTIGICNWASMVDCGDRPIPPM; translated from the exons ATGTCTAGAATATTAGCAGCGATATTACTCACCACTTTGCTGTGTGCAGCATGGGCAGACGACTCCACGCTAACATGTGACACTGCAGTCTCTGCAAAATGCCCAGCCAAAGACCCACCCACACCTGTGTATCTGGCTGATCCTTCAGACTGCTCAAAATTCTGTGAATGTTCAGGAGGAACTGCCTTCTCCAAGAGCTGTCAAACGGGTACTCTGTGGGATGACACTATTGGCATCTGCAACTGGGCTTCAATG GTGGACTGTGGAGATCGACCAATCCCACCAATGTAA